The genomic window TGCTGCTGGCCGCCCGAAAGCTTTTGCGGCCGGCTGTCGGCCAACGCGGCCAGGCCGAAGCCTTCGAGCAGCGACTGCACCATCTCCGCCTCGCGCGGCGGCAGCTTGCGCCGGTGCCACGCGGTCAGGCCGAAGGCCACGTTCTCGCGCACCGACAAATGCGGAAACAGCGCGTAGTTCTGGAACAGGTAGCCGATGCGCCGCTCCTGCGTGGGCACCTCGATGCCGCGCGCGGAGTCGTAGAGCGTGCGGCCGTCGAGCCGCACATGGCCCGCGGACGGATGCAGCAGCCCCGCAATGGCCTGCAACGTGAGTGTCTTGCCCGCGCCCGAGGGGCCGTAGAGCGCGGCAAACGGCACGTCGGTGGCGAAGCGCGCCGCGAGATCGAAGCGGCGGGCGCCGTCAGTGACCGAGAGCTGCAGGTCGACGTCGATCATGGCTTGCCGAAGCCGTAGCGCGCCAAAACCTCGCGCGCGGCGTCGCTGGAAAGAAAGGCCACGAAATCACCGGCCAGCGATTTCTGCCGGCTTTCGGCGACCACCGCGACCGGGTAGGTCACCGGCGAGGAACCCGTGGGGGCGAAGGCGACCCGGACCTTCTCGCTCATCACGGCCGCATCGGTACGGTAGACAAAACCGGCCTCGACCTCGCCGCGCGCCACGTAGTCGAGCACCTGGCGCACGCTGTCGGCCTGCACGAACTTCGGCTCCAGCACGCTCCAGAGGCCCGCCCCCTCCAGCACCTGCCGCGTGTAGCGGCCGACCGGTACAGTGGCGGTCTTGCCGACTGCGATTTTCCTCACGCCCGCGCCGGCCAGGTCCTGCAGCGATTTCACGCCGACTGCGCCCTGGAGCGGCTCGATCAGCACCAGGCCGTTGCTCGCGAAGTCCCGGCGCGTGGCCGGGTCGATGAGCTTCTGCCCGGCGGCGCGGCCCATCGTCTCCTGGTCGGCGCTCGCGAACACATCGACCGGCGCGCCCTGCCCGATCTGCTGCAGCAGCACGCCCGAGCCCGCGAAATTGAAGCGCACCGTAGCGCCCGGCTTCGCGGCCTCGAACTTCGGCCCGAGCTCCTTGAACGCGTCCGTCAGGCTGGCGGCCGCGGACACAGTGATCTGCTGGGCCGCCGCGCCAAGCGGCAGCACCATGGCAAGCACAAGGGACAGAAAAGGGCGCAGCGAATACATGGACGGGGTTCCTGGTTTCTTGGAATGGATCGCTCAGCGCAGCGAGAAGAAGCGGTTCGACAGCACCAGCACGGTGATCGACAGCAGCGAGGTCACCGCCACCAGCAGCAATGCCAGATCGTCGTTGCCGGACTGCGCGGCGTCGTAGATGGCCATCGAGAGCGTTTGCGTCTGCTTGGGAATGGACCCCGCCACCATGAGCGAGGCGCCGAATTCACCCATGGCCCGCGCGAACGCGAGCAGCGTGCCGGCCAGGATGCCGGGCCAGGCCAGCGGCAGCGTGACGCGCACGAAAACAGAGAACGGCGACTGGCGCAGCGTGCTCGCCGCCGCTTCGAGCGAGCGGTCCACGCCCGCAAAGGCGGCGCTGGCCGACTTGAGCACCAGCGGCAGCGCCACCACGGCCGAGGCCACGACGGCGCCGTGCCAGCTGAAGATGATGCTGTAGTCCAGGTGCTCGCGCAGCCAGTTGCCCAGCGGGCTGCGGCGCCCCGCGGCCACCAGGATGGCGTAGCCGATGACGGTGGGCGGCAGCACCAGCGGCAGCATGCACGCCGCTTCGAGCACCGAGCGGCCCGGGAAACGCTTGCGCGCGAACACCCAGCCGAGCGCCACGCCGGCAACGAGCGCCAGCAGGGTCGCGACCGAGGCGACCTTCAGCGACAGCACCAGCGGGAACCAGTCGGTCGAGGCGATGAGGGCGTTCGTCGTATTCATGAAGATACAACGCAATTGTTGCACGAACGCCCCTCCCCCTCGACAAGGCTTCTGTGGAAGGTGAGGAAAGGTGGCGCCGATATCCTTCCGGATACAGCGCGGGAACGAATCAGGGCGCGAGCAGGCGCGTCAGTGCGCGGACGTCCGCCGCCGTGGCCAGGCGCGCGGCGTTCTCGATGGCACGGTAGTGCTTGACGATTTCCTCACCCACGGGCGTGAGCGCGGTGCCGCCGCCGCGCGAGCCGCCGGCCGCGGTGTTCACGGCGGGGGAACTGAGGGCGTTGTTCATCTCGTCGATGAGCATCCAGGCCCGCCGGTACGACATGCCCAGCTTGCGCGCCGCCGCCGAGATCGAGCCGGTCTCGGCCACGGCTTCCAGCACGTCGATCTTGCCGGGGCCGAAGGCGATGCTGTCGTCCCTGTAGATGCGAAGGCGGAACTGGACTCTGGTTTTCATGCCGGTGGTGATGAGCGGTGCGGGAGAGATGAGCGCAAAGGTTAAACCATGCCCGCGCCCACACCCTCACCGCCCCGTGTCAATCCACCTTTGCCAGCACGCCTGAACCGGTTCCGTACCCAGCCGCAGCGATCGGCTGGCCGCCGCGCGCAATGCGCACCGCGCAGTACTTGAACTCCGGAATCTTGCCCATCGGGTCGAGCGCGGCGTTGGTCATCAGGTTGGCCGCCGCCTCATAGTAGGCAAAGGGCACGAACACCGCGCCGCTCGGCGTGCCGTCGTCGCGCCGCACGTGGATGGCCACGTCGCCGCGCCGCGACTGCACCGTGATCACGTCGCCGGCCTGGAGCCCCAGCTTCAGCAGGTCGCCCTGGTTCATCGACGCAGTCGCCATGGGCTCCAGTGCGTCGAGCACGGTGGCGCGGCGCGTCATGCTGCCGGTGTGCCAATGCTCCAGCTGCCGGCCCGTGATGAGCACGAACGGGTATTCGGCATCGGGCCGCTCGTTCGCCGGAATGATGTCGGCCGGCACCAGCTTCACGCGGCCGTCCGCGGTCGGGAAGTCGTCGATGAACACCGTGGGCTGGCCCGGGTCTTCCTCGCTCAGGCACGGGTAGGTCACGCTCGAATCGCGCTGCAGCCGCTCCCAGCTGATGCCGCTGATCACCGCATGCATGGCCTGGCGCATTTCCTCGTAGACCGCTGCCACGCCGGACTCTTCGCCCTGGTAGTTCCACTGCAGGCCCATGCCCTTGGCAATCTGCTGGATGATCCAGAGATCGGGCCGCGCATCGCCCGGCGGGTTGAGCGCGCGCTTGCCGAGCTGCACCATGCGGTCGGTGTTGCTTACCGTGCCGGTCTTCTCGGGCCAGGCGCTTGCGGGCAGCACCACGTCGGCGAGCCATGCGGTTTCGGTCATGAAGATGTCCTGCACCACCAGATGCTCGAGGCTTGCGAGCGCATGGCGTGCATGGTTCAGGTCGGGGTCGCTCATGGCCGGGTTCTCGCCCATGATGTACATGCCGCGCACCTTGTGCGGATCGGTGTCGGGCGCCAGCGCCTTGTGCATGATCTCGACCACGGTGTAGCCCGGCGTGGCGTCCAGCGGCGTGCCCCAAAAGTTCTCGAACCACGCATGCACCGCCGGGTTGTCGACGCGTTGGTAGTTGGGGAACATCATCGGGATCAAGCCCGCGTCGCTCGCGCCCTGCACGTTGTTCTGGCCGCGCAGCGGATGCAGGCCCGAGCCCGGCTTGCCGATCTGCCCGGTGACGGTGGCCAGCGCAATGAGGCAGCGCGCGTTGTCGGTGCCGTGCACGTGCTGGCTCACGCCCATGCCCCAGAGAATCATCGAGCCCTTGGCGGTGGCAAAGGCGCGCGCCACTTCGCGCAGGGTTTCGGCCGGCACGCCGCAGATGGGTGCCATTGCCTCGGGGCTGTAGCCCTTCACGTTCTCGCGCAGTGCCTCGTAGTTGCTGGCCCGCGTGCGCACGAACTCCTGGTCGACCAGGCCTTCGTCGATCACCGCATGGATCAGCGCATTGAGCATGGCCACGTCGGTGTCGGCCTTGAACTGCAGCGTGCGCCAGGCGTGCCGGCTGATGTCGGTGCGGCGCGGGTCGGCCAGCACGATCTTCGCGCCGCGCTGCGCCGCGTTCTTCATCCAGGTGGCGGCCACCGGGTGGTTGGCCGTGGGGTTGGAGCCGATGACGAAGATCAGCCCCGCATGCTCCACGTCGTTGACCTGGTTGCTCACCGCACCCGAGCCCACGCCTTCGAGCAGCGCGGCCACGCTCGATGCGTGGCACAGCCGCGTGCAGTGGTCGATGTTGTTGCTGCCGAAGCCGGTGCGCACGAGCTTCTGGAACAGGTAGGCCTCTTCGTTGCTGCCCTTGGCCGAGCCAAAGCCCGCGAGCGACTTGGCGCCGTAGGTGTCGCGCAGGCCCGAGAGCTTGCCGGTGGTGAGCGCGAGCGCTTCTTCCCAGGTGGCCTCGCGGAAATACTCGCTCCAGTCGTCCGGACGCGGCGTATCGCCGAAGTCCTTCGGCGCGCCGGCCTTACGGATCAGCGGCTTGGTCAGGCGCTGCGGGTGGTGCGCGTAGTCGAAGCCGAAGCGGCCCTTCACGCACAGGCGGTTGTGGTTGGCCGGGCCGTCGCGGCCATCGACGCTGACGATCTTCTCGTCCTTCACGTTGTAGGTCACCAGGCAGCCCACGCCGCAGAACGGGCACACCGAATCGACCTTGCGATCGACCTCCTGCGAGCCGATGTGGCTCTTGGGCATGAGCGCGCCCGTGGGGCAGGCCTGCACGCATTCGCCGCAGGCCACACAGGTGCTGTCGCCCATCGGGTCGTCCAGGTCGAACACGATCTTGCTGTCCGCGCCGCGCATGGCATAGCCGATGACGTCGTTGACCTGCTCTTCGCGGCAGGCCCGCACGCAGCGGTTGCACTGGATGCAGGCGTCCAGGTTGACGGCCATGGCCGGGTGCGAGATGTCGGTCTTGGGCTGCTCGCGGCGCA from Variovorax paradoxus includes these protein-coding regions:
- a CDS encoding ABC transporter ATP-binding protein, producing MIDVDLQLSVTDGARRFDLAARFATDVPFAALYGPSGAGKTLTLQAIAGLLHPSAGHVRLDGRTLYDSARGIEVPTQERRIGYLFQNYALFPHLSVRENVAFGLTAWHRRKLPPREAEMVQSLLEGFGLAALADSRPQKLSGGQQQRVALARALACQPQVLLLDEPFAALNPMLRSELRSELAQVRRQWGIPVLMITHDIEDVLALADVAFVYDNGRVVREIDLHNAESRDIALREAGGVPAAESTPLHRKLRSLLMQGAQGA
- the modA gene encoding molybdate ABC transporter substrate-binding protein, which translates into the protein MRPFLSLVLAMVLPLGAAAQQITVSAAASLTDAFKELGPKFEAAKPGATVRFNFAGSGVLLQQIGQGAPVDVFASADQETMGRAAGQKLIDPATRRDFASNGLVLIEPLQGAVGVKSLQDLAGAGVRKIAVGKTATVPVGRYTRQVLEGAGLWSVLEPKFVQADSVRQVLDYVARGEVEAGFVYRTDAAVMSEKVRVAFAPTGSSPVTYPVAVVAESRQKSLAGDFVAFLSSDAAREVLARYGFGKP
- the modB gene encoding molybdate ABC transporter permease subunit; this encodes MNTTNALIASTDWFPLVLSLKVASVATLLALVAGVALGWVFARKRFPGRSVLEAACMLPLVLPPTVIGYAILVAAGRRSPLGNWLREHLDYSIIFSWHGAVVASAVVALPLVLKSASAAFAGVDRSLEAAASTLRQSPFSVFVRVTLPLAWPGILAGTLLAFARAMGEFGASLMVAGSIPKQTQTLSMAIYDAAQSGNDDLALLLVAVTSLLSITVLVLSNRFFSLR
- a CDS encoding winged helix-turn-helix domain-containing protein — its product is MKTRVQFRLRIYRDDSIAFGPGKIDVLEAVAETGSISAAARKLGMSYRRAWMLIDEMNNALSSPAVNTAAGGSRGGGTALTPVGEEIVKHYRAIENAARLATAADVRALTRLLAP
- the fdhF gene encoding formate dehydrogenase subunit alpha; protein product: MNAPSKLAELMPQTIEFTLDGQPIQAFDGETIYKAAERHGVEIPHLCFKDGYRADGNCRACVVEVKGERTLAPSCCRNVTAGMEVKATSERALKSQKMVVEMLLSDMPDQGYKWIGDDATQQHGELSAWAKKLDIAVRPELKALRREQPKTDISHPAMAVNLDACIQCNRCVRACREEQVNDVIGYAMRGADSKIVFDLDDPMGDSTCVACGECVQACPTGALMPKSHIGSQEVDRKVDSVCPFCGVGCLVTYNVKDEKIVSVDGRDGPANHNRLCVKGRFGFDYAHHPQRLTKPLIRKAGAPKDFGDTPRPDDWSEYFREATWEEALALTTGKLSGLRDTYGAKSLAGFGSAKGSNEEAYLFQKLVRTGFGSNNIDHCTRLCHASSVAALLEGVGSGAVSNQVNDVEHAGLIFVIGSNPTANHPVAATWMKNAAQRGAKIVLADPRRTDISRHAWRTLQFKADTDVAMLNALIHAVIDEGLVDQEFVRTRASNYEALRENVKGYSPEAMAPICGVPAETLREVARAFATAKGSMILWGMGVSQHVHGTDNARCLIALATVTGQIGKPGSGLHPLRGQNNVQGASDAGLIPMMFPNYQRVDNPAVHAWFENFWGTPLDATPGYTVVEIMHKALAPDTDPHKVRGMYIMGENPAMSDPDLNHARHALASLEHLVVQDIFMTETAWLADVVLPASAWPEKTGTVSNTDRMVQLGKRALNPPGDARPDLWIIQQIAKGMGLQWNYQGEESGVAAVYEEMRQAMHAVISGISWERLQRDSSVTYPCLSEEDPGQPTVFIDDFPTADGRVKLVPADIIPANERPDAEYPFVLITGRQLEHWHTGSMTRRATVLDALEPMATASMNQGDLLKLGLQAGDVITVQSRRGDVAIHVRRDDGTPSGAVFVPFAYYEAAANLMTNAALDPMGKIPEFKYCAVRIARGGQPIAAAGYGTGSGVLAKVD